From Spartinivicinus ruber, the proteins below share one genomic window:
- the flgL gene encoding flagellar hook-associated protein FlgL: protein MRISTLDIFRLGLNQIQKNNAELLNTQQQVATGRRVVTPGDDPVASTKIVAIQQDQAIAAQFRRNLDAAENSLKIEEAALQGIKNVYQRVRELTVRAGNGSLSLSDKAAIADEIEVRLDELKDLFNRKNADGVFIFAGFQASQSPFIDKAGGGFEYLGDEGQRFLQIAASASVAINDSGKDLFVDVPSNQKTFLTSANPNNTANPLATITVGQIVDQDDLDAFYPDDLIITFNPETAVVPNGANYTVKTKEGGLTLASNIPFQAGESISHNGMAVVIEGTPNAGDTFFIDTSDKQDVLTTVKRLQDGLDNAQNDGPGRTVLQKLLDDTLVNMDNAISSLLEVQSELGGRLNIIDSTRAQNEDFNIVSEEFLAEILYVDQAEAISRLSLQNFLLQAAQQSFTTISNLSLFNNL from the coding sequence ATGCGAATTTCAACATTAGATATTTTTCGACTAGGCCTTAATCAGATCCAAAAAAATAATGCTGAGTTACTGAATACTCAACAACAAGTCGCTACTGGGCGGCGGGTGGTGACTCCGGGTGATGACCCGGTAGCTTCAACGAAAATAGTTGCTATTCAGCAAGACCAAGCGATAGCTGCACAATTTCGGCGTAATTTAGATGCTGCAGAGAATAGTTTAAAAATAGAAGAAGCAGCATTGCAAGGAATTAAAAATGTTTACCAACGGGTAAGAGAGCTAACAGTAAGAGCCGGTAATGGTAGTTTAAGTTTATCTGATAAAGCAGCGATTGCCGACGAAATTGAAGTACGGCTGGACGAACTTAAGGATTTATTTAATCGTAAAAATGCTGATGGCGTATTTATATTTGCTGGGTTTCAAGCAAGTCAGTCGCCTTTTATAGATAAAGCTGGAGGCGGGTTTGAGTACTTAGGTGATGAAGGACAGCGTTTTTTACAAATTGCGGCTAGTGCCAGTGTAGCGATTAATGATAGTGGCAAAGATTTGTTTGTTGATGTACCCAGTAATCAAAAAACCTTTTTAACATCGGCTAACCCTAATAATACCGCTAATCCGCTAGCGACTATTACAGTGGGACAAATTGTTGATCAGGATGACCTGGATGCTTTTTATCCCGATGATTTGATTATTACTTTTAATCCAGAAACAGCGGTTGTACCTAATGGTGCGAACTATACAGTAAAAACCAAAGAAGGGGGGCTTACCTTAGCCAGTAATATCCCATTCCAGGCAGGGGAATCCATTTCTCATAATGGCATGGCTGTGGTTATTGAAGGTACGCCAAATGCAGGGGATACATTTTTTATTGATACCAGTGATAAACAGGATGTACTGACAACAGTTAAACGACTTCAGGATGGTTTAGACAATGCGCAAAATGATGGCCCAGGCAGGACAGTTTTACAGAAATTATTAGATGATACCTTAGTCAATATGGATAATGCGATTTCAAGTTTGCTGGAAGTGCAAAGCGAACTGGGTGGGCGGCTAAATATTATTGATAGTACACGGGCCCAAAATGAAGACTTTAATATAGTCAGTGAAGAGTTTTTAGCTGAAATTTTGTATGTTGATCAAGCTGAAGCAATTAGCCGGTTGTCGTTGCAAAACTTCTTGCTACAAGCCGCACAGCAGAGTTTTACAACGATTAGTAACCTTTCATTGTTTAATAATTTATAG
- a CDS encoding flagellin N-terminal helical domain-containing protein, with the protein MPQVINTNIPSLNAQRNLNTSQADNAVALQRLSSGLRINSAKDDAAGLAISTRFDAQIRGLNVAIRNANDGVSLAQTAEGALGAMKENLLRIRDLSLQSANATNSAQDREALNAEVQQLKKEIQRVSEQTAFNGTLLLDGTFTEVTFQIGANEGENVTFGVDGARVDELGASQSVGVSARGTNSSIAQGDLLINGISIPSSKTTDDTSSIANKSASAIAKVSAINSKADETGVTAEVLTNTVAGTSQVVADLTGNIFLNGVTIALATNTNLSTDANRDAVISAINARSDETGVVAINTGADQSGIILEAEDGRNITLVYGNGSVTPASTGLPAIGATTGIIAAGAVPTPAEELSATAAGGFTLISRDGSNIKIEQGPDGQLNQNVGLAEGTYSGTGAFLSSLAAIDGNTATTAKDDAPALMNGDIVINDVPVPAGNILDDTASNMNKAGSAITKAAAINKVSERTGVTAKPNPNLVNGSTMTPAALTGTITINGVVTASITTTTDAETSRISVIDAINAISGQTGVMAIDTGSNTGGVQLLAEDGRNITISYTTLTPAATGLVDTDPGGAEPQATYESSLRLSSANPIVLTTNNANGLTNHGLQAGTFGGAESGQFVKDIDVSTVEGALRALDAVDNALQSINIQRANLGAIQNRFESTVANQAIAAENLSAANSRIKDADFAAETAELSRTQVLQQAGISILAQANAQPQQVLQLLQG; encoded by the coding sequence ATGCCTCAAGTCATTAATACCAACATTCCATCGTTGAATGCACAACGAAACTTAAATACATCCCAAGCCGACAATGCTGTTGCCTTGCAGCGTTTGTCATCCGGTTTACGGATTAATAGTGCAAAAGATGATGCAGCAGGGCTTGCAATATCCACTCGATTTGATGCCCAAATTCGTGGTTTGAATGTGGCTATCCGCAATGCCAATGACGGGGTTTCGCTAGCCCAAACCGCTGAAGGCGCTTTAGGGGCCATGAAAGAAAATTTACTTCGTATTCGAGACCTTTCCCTACAATCTGCAAATGCAACTAATAGTGCCCAAGACCGTGAGGCATTAAATGCAGAAGTACAACAACTGAAAAAAGAAATTCAACGAGTATCCGAGCAAACAGCCTTTAATGGCACTTTATTATTAGACGGCACTTTCACTGAAGTGACCTTTCAAATTGGTGCTAATGAAGGTGAAAATGTCACTTTTGGTGTGGATGGCGCTCGGGTAGATGAACTGGGTGCATCTCAATCGGTGGGAGTCAGTGCTAGAGGTACCAATTCCAGTATTGCCCAAGGGGATTTATTAATTAATGGTATTTCCATCCCTAGTTCTAAAACCACTGATGATACCTCTTCGATTGCTAACAAAAGTGCCAGCGCTATTGCTAAAGTGTCTGCTATTAATTCTAAAGCTGACGAGACAGGTGTTACTGCTGAAGTATTAACCAATACGGTTGCAGGCACCAGTCAAGTTGTCGCAGACCTTACAGGAAATATATTCTTAAATGGTGTTACCATTGCACTAGCAACGAATACCAATTTGTCAACTGATGCTAATCGTGATGCTGTTATATCAGCAATCAATGCACGCTCTGATGAAACTGGGGTTGTTGCTATTAATACCGGAGCAGATCAGTCTGGGATTATTTTAGAAGCAGAAGATGGCCGTAATATCACTTTAGTTTATGGCAATGGGAGCGTTACACCTGCTTCTACTGGACTACCAGCTATTGGAGCCACTACAGGCATCATTGCAGCAGGTGCAGTACCTACTCCAGCAGAAGAACTGAGTGCTACTGCAGCGGGTGGGTTTACACTCATATCCCGTGATGGCTCAAATATTAAAATTGAACAGGGCCCTGATGGCCAGCTTAATCAAAACGTCGGCCTGGCAGAAGGTACCTATTCCGGAACTGGGGCATTCTTATCGTCACTAGCAGCTATTGATGGCAATACTGCTACCACAGCAAAAGATGATGCACCAGCACTCATGAATGGAGACATCGTTATTAACGATGTACCTGTACCAGCAGGTAATATCTTGGATGATACTGCTTCAAATATGAATAAAGCCGGTAGTGCTATTACTAAAGCAGCCGCTATTAATAAGGTGAGTGAACGGACAGGAGTAACAGCAAAACCCAATCCAAATTTAGTCAATGGATCTACCATGACACCTGCTGCACTAACAGGAACAATAACTATTAACGGCGTTGTCACAGCGTCCATTACCACAACAACAGATGCAGAAACCAGTCGTATTAGTGTCATTGATGCGATTAATGCTATATCAGGGCAAACTGGGGTTATGGCTATTGATACAGGGAGTAATACAGGTGGAGTACAACTACTGGCAGAAGATGGCAGAAATATTACCATTAGCTACACTACTTTAACTCCTGCTGCAACGGGACTAGTAGACACAGACCCAGGTGGTGCAGAGCCCCAAGCTACTTATGAATCTTCGCTACGGCTTTCGTCTGCCAACCCGATTGTATTAACCACCAATAATGCAAATGGCCTGACTAACCATGGATTACAAGCAGGTACCTTTGGTGGTGCAGAATCAGGCCAATTTGTTAAAGACATTGATGTATCAACAGTAGAAGGTGCACTGAGAGCGTTGGATGCTGTGGATAATGCCTTACAATCGATTAATATTCAACGAGCCAATTTAGGCGCTATTCAAAATCGCTTTGAATCAACCGTTGCTAACCAAGCAATTGCTGCCGAAAACTTATCTGCAGCCAACTCACGAATTAAAGACGCCGACTTCGCAGCAGAAACTGCCGAGCTATCTCGCACCCAAGTACTACAACAGGCGGGTATATCTATACTCGCTCAAGCCAATGCGCAGCCACAACAGGTATTACAATTATTACAAGGCTAG
- a CDS encoding class I SAM-dependent methyltransferase, which yields MNNLVNSKQFVANSDQQVTALINQLSQLDEKSLSSIIRKSKNHNDSVTFLANVTYCLLKGEFRGLSQVLLKSAHIKSSYLQSLRSACIHLCNSQPDEVINTVITLDKSVITNPLLAILVAEAQFLQCKFTEAFYNFTKAVNSFPINNLLIIKSRNCLQHIEATKYSEPLVQGATDYLKDSRFDSKDIASLVTSLIKFKYQLIDNQINLSVDLSGIAQDRFLIEALQRIIFSDPDIELFLLKIRNTLLNTIIQLGEIPPHLNDLLCAFSLQAYLNEYVFFINSDETSTIDSIHDFISNLLKAPDHSLDQIAGLILLMSLYESLSQQPYFEHLLNYSLVDWPLEMQACMKKVLYQQQQEIILAKTIPQLTPIDHPVSSAVQNQYEENPYPRWTEVVQLPNYCNYIKYYHIHKPPFIKPKFSTKALKMLVAGCGTGKHPISQALLFPDLQIIAVDLSSRSLAYAKLMADHLKINNISFYQGDILQLDALKEKFHIIECVGVLHHMEQPANGLAILRNLLVKQGVMKLGLYSQTARQEIEKFRANNTIAPTLTNIRQFRFQALTQKREEFDTCIKVSDFFSTSMCRDLLFHAQEHCYTALEVAKLLKDHSLGFRGFYFRSHELFTQFKKLYPSPASMQDLTAWHEFEKQNPLAFLGMYQFFAQAI from the coding sequence ATGAATAACCTGGTTAACTCCAAACAATTTGTTGCTAATAGTGATCAACAAGTCACTGCATTAATTAATCAGCTATCTCAGTTAGATGAAAAGTCGCTTTCCTCAATAATAAGAAAGTCAAAAAACCATAACGACTCCGTCACGTTTTTAGCCAACGTAACTTACTGTTTACTGAAAGGTGAATTTCGGGGGCTTAGTCAGGTTTTATTAAAAAGTGCTCATATAAAATCTAGTTATCTACAAAGTTTACGCTCTGCCTGTATCCACTTGTGTAACAGTCAGCCTGATGAGGTAATTAACACTGTTATAACGCTTGATAAATCAGTTATCACTAATCCACTACTTGCTATTCTCGTTGCTGAAGCACAGTTTCTACAGTGTAAGTTTACAGAAGCATTTTATAATTTCACCAAAGCAGTCAACAGCTTTCCCATTAATAACTTATTAATTATTAAATCACGTAACTGTTTACAGCACATAGAAGCTACCAAATACAGTGAACCATTGGTACAAGGTGCAACAGACTATTTAAAAGATAGTCGTTTTGATAGCAAAGATATTGCTTCTCTAGTGACTTCACTCATCAAGTTCAAATACCAATTAATTGATAATCAAATTAACCTTTCCGTTGACTTAAGTGGTATTGCTCAAGATAGATTTTTAATTGAAGCACTCCAACGGATTATTTTTTCCGATCCTGATATTGAGTTATTTTTACTTAAAATACGTAATACCTTATTAAATACAATTATTCAATTAGGAGAAATTCCTCCGCATTTAAACGACTTACTGTGTGCATTTTCTCTGCAAGCCTATCTGAATGAATATGTTTTCTTTATAAACAGTGATGAAACCAGTACCATCGACTCTATTCATGATTTTATTAGTAACTTACTAAAAGCCCCTGATCATTCACTAGACCAAATTGCTGGTTTAATCTTATTAATGTCCCTGTATGAGTCATTATCCCAGCAACCTTACTTTGAGCACCTATTAAACTATTCACTCGTTGACTGGCCACTGGAAATGCAGGCTTGCATGAAAAAAGTACTGTATCAACAGCAACAGGAAATCATCCTAGCCAAAACGATTCCTCAGCTCACACCTATCGATCACCCAGTTTCTTCTGCCGTCCAAAACCAATATGAAGAAAACCCTTATCCACGTTGGACAGAAGTCGTTCAACTACCAAATTACTGCAACTATATTAAGTATTATCATATTCATAAGCCGCCATTTATCAAACCCAAATTTTCAACTAAAGCGCTAAAAATGTTAGTAGCAGGTTGTGGTACTGGCAAACACCCGATTAGCCAAGCATTATTATTTCCTGACTTGCAGATTATTGCTGTTGACCTTAGCAGCCGAAGCTTGGCTTATGCCAAGTTAATGGCTGATCATTTAAAAATTAACAATATAAGCTTTTACCAAGGTGATATTCTGCAGCTGGATGCATTGAAAGAAAAATTCCATATTATTGAATGTGTAGGGGTACTCCACCATATGGAGCAACCTGCCAATGGCTTGGCAATATTGAGAAATTTACTGGTTAAGCAAGGTGTTATGAAACTAGGACTGTATAGCCAAACAGCACGCCAGGAAATAGAGAAGTTTCGCGCGAATAATACAATTGCCCCCACTTTAACCAACATCCGCCAATTTCGTTTTCAAGCGTTAACCCAAAAAAGAGAAGAATTCGATACGTGTATAAAAGTGAGTGATTTTTTTTCTACCAGTATGTGCCGTGATTTATTGTTTCATGCACAAGAACATTGCTATACGGCACTAGAAGTAGCCAAATTATTAAAAGACCATTCATTAGGCTTTAGAGGGTTTTACTTTAGAAGCCATGAGCTTTTTACTCAGTTTAAAAAGCTATATCCCTCTCCTGCCAGTATGCAAGATTTAACCGCATGGCATGAATTTGAAAAGCAAAATCCCCTAGCTTTCCTAGGAATGTATCAGTTTTTTGCCCAAGCGATATAA
- a CDS encoding methyltransferase regulatory domain-containing protein, protein MSNLVEGEQASKTIAQAYDDTLYRSDPFVKTHPEHLASLGVLFGFTPINPLQCRVLEIGCAMGGNIIPMAMNYPDSEFVGIDISKNQIDIATDQAANLRLKNIKLLNVSIEQIDDSFGQFDFIICHGVFSWVPPQVQQKILEVCQKQLSEFGIAYISYNVHPGWHIKNIVKDLMRLRVQKSPLENKVKEAKAIVELYAKYTAENTQFKDIFNQQLEHLNSVPDHYILHEHLADFNIPYYFYDFMNLAKRYQLTYLCDACFNDNFISNLPSEFQQKMLDYSDDRVMVEQYYDFATARTFRSSLLVHDKHQINPIVETQRVRLLSLLSDLKVQDKIYDLADRSSVQFISQSKVSPELTVSMPITKAAFKSLEDSWPCSLSFNELFQLSYQKLGLSIDNQTQEILEKDIQQLCDDIITAFQANSLRLFRITPPLCVNQVGDKPIASPLIAQQLRDNHEVFTTQHHESLSLDANLKHFIPLLDGTRTNSELINAVKQLLEEGKLDFSLTKKMQQPANNNEVANTVLSTLLQSLIQIGVMIN, encoded by the coding sequence ATGAGTAACTTAGTTGAAGGGGAACAAGCGTCTAAAACCATTGCCCAGGCCTATGATGATACCCTTTACCGTAGTGATCCTTTTGTTAAAACCCACCCAGAACATCTTGCAAGCTTAGGGGTACTCTTTGGCTTCACGCCAATTAATCCATTGCAATGTCGGGTATTGGAAATTGGCTGCGCTATGGGTGGCAATATTATACCGATGGCAATGAACTACCCAGATAGTGAGTTCGTTGGAATTGATATTTCAAAGAATCAAATTGATATTGCAACTGACCAAGCAGCAAATCTTAGACTTAAAAACATCAAATTATTAAATGTAAGTATTGAACAAATAGATGATAGCTTTGGTCAATTTGATTTTATCATCTGCCATGGGGTATTTTCCTGGGTTCCCCCTCAAGTCCAACAAAAAATTCTTGAGGTATGCCAAAAACAACTGAGCGAATTTGGCATTGCTTATATCAGCTATAACGTTCACCCAGGCTGGCATATTAAAAATATTGTTAAAGACCTCATGCGTCTCAGGGTACAAAAATCACCTTTAGAAAACAAAGTGAAAGAAGCTAAAGCTATTGTTGAATTATATGCTAAGTACACTGCTGAAAATACTCAGTTCAAAGATATTTTCAACCAACAACTTGAACACTTAAACAGTGTACCTGACCATTATATCCTGCATGAACACTTAGCTGATTTTAATATTCCCTACTATTTCTACGATTTTATGAATCTTGCCAAACGATACCAGTTGACTTATCTCTGTGATGCCTGCTTTAACGACAACTTTATAAGCAATTTACCGAGTGAATTTCAGCAAAAAATGCTTGATTATTCTGATGATCGGGTAATGGTAGAGCAATATTATGATTTTGCCACAGCCCGTACCTTTCGATCGAGTTTATTGGTGCATGATAAACATCAGATAAACCCGATTGTTGAAACACAGCGAGTTCGCCTGTTAAGTTTACTCAGCGATTTAAAAGTACAAGATAAAATTTATGACTTAGCTGATCGATCCAGTGTGCAATTTATCTCACAAAGCAAAGTATCCCCAGAATTAACCGTATCTATGCCTATCACAAAAGCAGCATTCAAAAGCTTAGAAGACAGCTGGCCTTGCAGTTTAAGTTTTAACGAATTATTTCAGTTAAGTTATCAAAAGCTGGGGCTATCCATTGACAACCAGACTCAAGAAATACTGGAAAAGGATATACAACAGTTATGTGACGATATCATTACAGCTTTTCAGGCCAATTCACTTCGATTATTTAGAATTACCCCTCCGCTATGTGTTAATCAAGTAGGTGATAAACCCATTGCTAGCCCGTTGATTGCACAGCAGCTAAGGGATAATCATGAAGTATTCACTACCCAACACCATGAATCATTATCGCTTGATGCCAACCTAAAGCACTTTATTCCCTTGCTTGATGGTACCCGTACAAACAGTGAATTAATCAATGCAGTCAAACAGCTATTAGAAGAAGGCAAGCTCGACTTTTCACTCACTAAAAAAATGCAACAGCCAGCCAATAATAATGAAGTAGCCAATACTGTTTTATCAACTTTATTACAAAGTCTTATTCAGATTGGCGTAATGATTAACTAA
- a CDS encoding tetratricopeptide repeat protein — protein sequence MSAVSDPQDLDQFETAVRLMQQNQLNEAKNLLMQLLEKNPMNSAAKHKLAEIYLAVEQYDTALPYLLEVVQQEPENAYYLYRLGYTMLKMNHLEQAIKSLQLATRIDPNLAEPYPLLGTLYQSMGKDDEALQCYLAKADEMNIPEIFETIGQLYQKQEQFIEAQNYYKKALKIKPAMQTAQARLASVTVDQMVKECRYDPAAAATVRNLCQHQQGNVLVKRALGNLACIEGDSEAAINHYRQAIELQPDDNQVRANLAITLLRSGQYQEGWSYLRWRQDLSRHDYGFVSQTIAGVFAPQWKGEKKPGMTLLVTSEQGVGDQVLHVQHLLPLVEEGINIILTCNVKLVGLFQRSFPFITVLPDNQPVSENLSNRIDAQVFLLDVPYLAKLNLPDYQAPGQYLTADPVLVEQFRQKFSQEKPQARFNIGVAWQSSSGSTGRGKSVALETLNPLFQLANCHFVSIQYGEAVQDALRLKPPLVEVDESFNPFDDLEKAAAQIAALDLVISVSNAAVHLAGALGISTWVLTQRVPLWHWFEQREDSPWYPTVRLFRQPTHGDWDSVIQWVCSELQKLIIEKS from the coding sequence ATGTCAGCAGTCAGCGATCCGCAGGATTTGGACCAATTTGAAACAGCTGTCAGACTAATGCAACAGAATCAACTCAATGAAGCAAAAAACTTGCTGATGCAATTGCTGGAAAAAAATCCAATGAATTCAGCTGCCAAGCATAAACTGGCTGAGATTTATCTGGCGGTTGAGCAATATGATACTGCATTACCCTATCTGTTAGAGGTTGTTCAGCAGGAGCCTGAAAATGCCTATTATTTATATCGGCTAGGGTATACCATGCTGAAAATGAATCACCTTGAGCAGGCCATTAAATCATTACAGTTAGCCACTCGAATTGACCCGAATCTGGCAGAGCCCTATCCATTATTAGGCACCCTTTATCAAAGCATGGGTAAAGATGATGAGGCTTTGCAGTGTTATTTGGCAAAAGCCGATGAAATGAATATTCCAGAGATTTTTGAAACTATTGGCCAACTTTATCAAAAGCAAGAACAATTTATTGAAGCGCAAAATTACTATAAAAAAGCACTTAAGATAAAGCCTGCGATGCAAACTGCTCAAGCCCGTTTAGCGAGTGTCACCGTTGATCAAATGGTAAAAGAATGCCGGTATGACCCTGCTGCAGCGGCAACCGTTCGTAATCTATGTCAACATCAGCAAGGCAATGTATTAGTCAAGCGGGCCTTAGGTAACCTCGCATGCATTGAAGGGGATTCGGAAGCCGCCATTAACCATTATCGACAAGCCATTGAATTACAGCCAGATGATAATCAGGTACGGGCTAACTTGGCAATTACCTTATTACGTAGTGGTCAGTATCAAGAAGGCTGGTCATATTTACGCTGGCGGCAGGATCTATCCCGCCATGACTATGGGTTTGTTAGCCAAACCATAGCAGGGGTTTTTGCACCACAATGGAAAGGAGAAAAAAAACCAGGCATGACACTACTCGTGACGTCTGAACAGGGAGTAGGGGATCAGGTGCTTCATGTACAACACTTGCTGCCACTGGTAGAGGAAGGCATTAATATAATACTGACTTGCAATGTTAAATTGGTGGGATTATTTCAACGGTCTTTTCCGTTCATTACAGTCCTACCGGATAATCAGCCTGTGTCAGAAAATTTAAGTAACCGTATTGATGCACAGGTTTTTTTACTGGATGTGCCGTATTTAGCGAAACTCAATTTACCTGACTATCAGGCACCTGGACAGTATTTAACAGCAGATCCGGTATTGGTTGAACAATTTCGCCAGAAATTTTCGCAAGAAAAACCACAAGCTCGTTTCAATATTGGTGTTGCCTGGCAAAGCAGTAGTGGCTCGACAGGGAGAGGTAAGTCAGTCGCATTGGAAACACTCAATCCGCTATTCCAGTTGGCCAACTGTCACTTTGTCAGTATTCAGTATGGAGAGGCGGTGCAAGATGCTCTTCGGTTAAAGCCTCCTTTAGTAGAAGTTGATGAATCTTTCAATCCTTTTGATGACTTGGAAAAAGCGGCAGCACAAATTGCTGCGCTTGACCTGGTTATATCCGTTTCTAATGCGGCTGTGCATTTGGCAGGGGCATTAGGTATTTCTACTTGGGTATTGACCCAGCGGGTGCCTCTGTGGCACTGGTTTGAACAACGTGAAGACAGCCCTTGGTATCCCACTGTTCGGTTATTTCGACAGCCCACTCATGGCGATTGGGACAGTGTAATACAGTGGGTTTGTAGTGAGCTGCAAAAGTTAATTATAGAAAAAAGCTAG
- a CDS encoding glycosyltransferase has protein sequence MIRVFIGYDRAEAAAFSVLAHSIHTHASQPVAITPLMLSQLQDVFTRERDPLQSTDFSFSRFLVPYLCDYQGWAIFMDCDMVVKDDINQLWSLGDNRFAVQVVKHDHKPENQRKFLNHVQTRYQKKNWSSVMLFNCERCTALTPDFVNQASGLELHQFKWLSSDHLIGELPPRWNHLVGYDQPAYDIALLHYTEGGPYFDEYRHCEYANDWLQARDHMLFVAQGVRAANKMKAHKEGKPSLSNTSKAVCSQKN, from the coding sequence ATGATCCGGGTATTTATTGGTTATGACCGTGCAGAAGCGGCTGCTTTTAGTGTACTTGCTCATAGTATTCATACTCATGCTTCCCAGCCAGTCGCGATAACCCCATTAATGCTCAGCCAATTACAGGATGTATTTACCCGTGAGCGTGACCCATTGCAATCCACTGACTTCTCTTTTTCCCGATTTTTAGTGCCTTATTTGTGTGACTATCAAGGATGGGCCATTTTTATGGATTGTGACATGGTGGTGAAAGATGATATTAATCAATTATGGTCATTGGGTGATAATCGCTTTGCAGTGCAAGTGGTTAAACATGATCATAAGCCTGAAAATCAACGTAAATTTCTCAATCATGTGCAAACACGTTATCAAAAGAAAAACTGGTCCAGTGTGATGTTATTTAATTGTGAGCGTTGCACAGCACTGACACCTGATTTTGTAAATCAAGCCTCTGGGTTAGAGTTGCACCAATTTAAATGGCTATCATCCGACCACTTAATTGGTGAATTACCGCCTCGCTGGAATCATTTAGTTGGCTATGATCAACCTGCTTATGATATTGCATTATTACACTATACCGAAGGTGGTCCCTATTTTGATGAGTATCGTCATTGTGAATATGCCAATGACTGGCTTCAGGCTCGTGACCATATGCTATTTGTGGCGCAAGGCGTTCGAGCGGCTAATAAAATGAAAGCCCATAAAGAGGGGAAACCATCATTATCCAATACCTCAAAGGCTGTATGCTCCCAAAAAAACTAA